One Bradyrhizobium sp. ISRA464 genomic window carries:
- a CDS encoding OsmC family protein: MTTTHGSAKWQGGIKDGKGAISTKSGALTDYPYGFASRFEGKPGSNPEELIGAAHAACFTMALSLILGEAKLTAEHMETKADVALEKVGDGFAITSVHLTLTAKIPGADNAKFQELAGKAKAGCPVSKLLNTKIALDATLQG; encoded by the coding sequence ATGACGACGACCCATGGCTCGGCCAAATGGCAGGGCGGCATCAAGGACGGCAAGGGCGCGATCTCGACCAAGAGCGGAGCGCTCACGGATTATCCCTATGGCTTCGCCAGCCGCTTCGAGGGCAAGCCGGGCTCGAACCCCGAAGAGCTGATCGGCGCGGCGCATGCCGCGTGCTTCACGATGGCCCTGTCGTTGATCCTGGGCGAAGCCAAGCTGACGGCCGAGCACATGGAGACCAAGGCCGATGTGGCGCTGGAAAAGGTCGGCGACGGCTTTGCCATCACCTCGGTGCACCTGACGCTGACCGCGAAAATCCCGGGTGCGGACAACGCGAAGTTTCAGGAGCTTGCCGGCAAGGCAAAGGCCGGATGTCCGGTGTCGAAACTGCTCAACACCAAGATCGCGCTCGACGCGACGTTGCAGGGCTGA
- the ftsH gene encoding ATP-dependent zinc metalloprotease FtsH: MNANLRNFALWVIIVLLLLALFTLFQNPGQRTSSQDISFSQLLTEVDQGHVRDVVIQGPEIHGTFTNGSSFQTYAPSDPSLVKRLYDAKVSITAKPPGDNVPWFVSLLVSWLPFIALIGVWIFLSRQMQGGAGKAMGFGKSRAKMLTEAHGRVTFEDVAGVDEAKQDLQEIVEFLRDPGKFQRLGGRIPRGVLLVGPPGTGKTLIARAVAGEANVPFFTISGSDFVEMFVGVGASRVRDMFEQAKKNAPCIIFIDEIDAVGRHRGAGLGGGNDEREQTLNQLLVEMDGFEANEGVILIAATNRPDVLDPALLRPGRFDRQVVVPNPDVVGREQILKVHVRKVPLAPDINLKTIARGTPGFSGADLMNLVNEAALTAARRNKRMVTQAEFEEAKDKVMMGAERKSLVMTEEEKLLTAYHEGGHAIVGLNVVATDPIHKATIIPRGRALGMVMQLPERDKLSMSLEQMTSRLAIMMGGRVAEELIFGRDKVTSGAASDIEQATRLARMMVTRWGLSEELGTVSYGENQDEVFLGMSVSRTQNASEATVQKIDSEIKRLVEEGYKEATRILTEKHDDLETLAKGLLEFETLTGEEITDLLKGKKPNRESVLEPSTPRASAVPPAGKPRPRPDPDAGMEPQPQA; the protein is encoded by the coding sequence ATGAACGCCAATCTGCGGAATTTCGCCCTCTGGGTCATCATCGTTTTGCTGCTGCTGGCGTTGTTCACGCTTTTCCAGAATCCGGGCCAGCGCACGTCCTCGCAGGACATCTCGTTTTCGCAGCTTTTGACTGAAGTCGATCAGGGCCACGTCCGCGACGTCGTGATCCAGGGACCGGAGATTCACGGCACGTTCACCAACGGTTCCAGCTTCCAGACCTATGCGCCGAGCGACCCGAGCCTGGTGAAGCGTCTCTATGACGCCAAGGTCTCGATCACCGCGAAGCCGCCGGGCGACAACGTGCCGTGGTTCGTGTCGCTGCTCGTCTCCTGGTTGCCGTTCATCGCGCTGATCGGCGTCTGGATCTTCCTTTCGCGGCAGATGCAGGGCGGCGCCGGCAAGGCGATGGGCTTTGGCAAGTCGCGCGCCAAGATGCTGACCGAGGCGCATGGCCGTGTGACCTTTGAGGATGTCGCCGGCGTCGACGAGGCCAAGCAGGATCTGCAGGAGATCGTCGAATTCCTCCGCGACCCCGGCAAGTTCCAGCGCCTCGGCGGACGCATTCCGCGCGGCGTGCTGCTGGTCGGTCCTCCCGGCACCGGCAAGACGCTGATCGCGCGCGCGGTCGCGGGCGAAGCCAATGTGCCGTTCTTCACCATCTCCGGTTCTGACTTCGTCGAGATGTTCGTCGGCGTCGGCGCGAGCCGTGTCCGCGACATGTTCGAGCAGGCCAAGAAGAACGCGCCCTGCATCATCTTCATCGACGAAATCGACGCGGTCGGCCGTCATCGCGGCGCCGGTCTCGGCGGCGGCAACGACGAGCGCGAGCAGACGTTGAACCAGTTGCTGGTCGAGATGGACGGCTTCGAGGCCAATGAAGGCGTGATCCTGATCGCGGCGACCAACCGTCCCGATGTGCTCGATCCCGCGCTGCTGCGTCCCGGCCGCTTCGACCGCCAGGTCGTGGTGCCGAACCCGGACGTCGTTGGCCGCGAGCAGATCCTCAAGGTTCACGTCCGCAAGGTGCCGCTGGCCCCGGATATCAACCTCAAGACCATCGCGCGCGGTACGCCCGGCTTCTCGGGCGCCGACCTGATGAACCTTGTCAACGAGGCCGCGCTGACCGCCGCCCGCCGCAACAAGCGGATGGTGACGCAGGCCGAGTTCGAAGAGGCCAAGGACAAGGTGATGATGGGTGCCGAGCGCAAGTCGCTCGTCATGACCGAGGAAGAGAAGTTGCTGACGGCCTATCACGAGGGCGGCCACGCCATCGTCGGCCTCAACGTCGTCGCGACCGACCCGATCCACAAGGCGACCATCATTCCGCGCGGCCGTGCGCTGGGCATGGTGATGCAGCTGCCGGAGCGCGACAAGCTGTCGATGTCGCTGGAGCAGATGACGTCGCGTCTCGCGATCATGATGGGCGGCCGTGTCGCGGAAGAGCTGATCTTCGGCCGCGACAAGGTGACTTCGGGCGCGGCCTCCGACATCGAGCAGGCGACCCGCCTTGCCCGCATGATGGTAACGCGCTGGGGTCTGTCGGAAGAGCTCGGCACCGTCTCCTATGGCGAGAACCAGGACGAGGTGTTTTTGGGCATGTCGGTCTCGCGCACGCAGAACGCGTCCGAGGCGACCGTCCAGAAGATCGACTCCGAGATCAAGCGTCTGGTCGAGGAAGGCTACAAGGAAGCGACCCGCATCCTCACCGAGAAGCACGACGATCTCGAGACGCTGGCCAAGGGCCTGCTCGAGTTCGAGACGCTGACCGGCGAAGAAATCACCGACCTCTTGAAGGGCAAGAAGCCCAATCGCGAGTCGGTGCTGGAGCCTTCAACGCCGCGCGCGTCGGCGGTGCCGCCGGCCGGCAAGCCGCGCCCGCGTCCCGATCCGGACGCCGGTATGGAACCGCAGCCGCAGGCATAA
- the pyk gene encoding pyruvate kinase, giving the protein MRRLRRIKILATLGPASSDSAMIRKLFEAGADMFRINMSHTPHDKMRELVKTIRNVESSYGRPIGILVDLQGPKLRLGAFAEGSTQLNNGQTFILDSDKTPGDNNRVQLPHPEILAALRPGHALLLDDGKVRLIAEETSPERAVTRVVIGGRMSDRKGVSLPDTDLPVSAMTPKDRADLDAALATGIDWVALSFVQRAEDVHEAKKMIRGRAAVMAKIEKPQAIDRLADIIDASDALMVARGDLGVELPLERVPSLQKQMTRMARRAGKPVVIATQMLESMIQTPVPTRAEVSDVATAVYEGADAIMLSAESAAGKFPVEAVSTMNRIGEEVERDPTYRGVLNAQRVDPEPTVGDAIADAARQIAETLDLSAIICWTSSGSTAIRVARERPKVPVVAITPNLVTGRKLSVVWGVHCVVAEDAHDLDDMVNRAGSIAFRDGFAKAGQRVIIVAGVPLRAPGTTNMLRIASVGPNGDAEII; this is encoded by the coding sequence ATGAGACGACTGCGCCGCATCAAGATCCTCGCAACCCTCGGGCCGGCCTCCTCAGACAGCGCGATGATCCGCAAGCTGTTCGAGGCCGGCGCCGACATGTTCCGTATCAACATGAGCCACACCCCGCACGACAAGATGCGGGAACTGGTCAAGACCATCCGCAATGTCGAATCGAGCTATGGCCGGCCGATCGGCATCCTGGTCGACCTGCAAGGACCGAAGCTGCGGCTCGGCGCCTTCGCGGAAGGGTCGACCCAGCTCAATAACGGCCAGACCTTCATTCTCGATTCCGACAAGACGCCCGGCGACAACAACCGCGTCCAGCTTCCGCATCCGGAGATCCTGGCCGCGCTTCGCCCGGGTCATGCGCTCTTGCTCGACGACGGCAAGGTGCGGCTGATCGCCGAGGAAACCTCCCCCGAGCGCGCCGTGACGCGCGTGGTGATCGGCGGCCGGATGTCGGATCGCAAGGGCGTCAGCCTGCCCGACACCGATCTGCCGGTCTCGGCGATGACGCCGAAGGACCGCGCCGACCTCGATGCCGCGCTGGCCACTGGGATCGACTGGGTCGCGCTTTCCTTCGTGCAGCGCGCCGAGGACGTGCACGAGGCCAAGAAGATGATCCGCGGCCGCGCCGCCGTGATGGCCAAGATCGAGAAGCCGCAGGCGATCGACCGTCTTGCCGACATCATCGACGCGTCGGATGCCCTGATGGTTGCGCGCGGCGATCTCGGCGTCGAGCTACCGCTGGAACGTGTGCCGAGCCTGCAGAAGCAGATGACACGCATGGCGCGCCGCGCCGGCAAGCCGGTCGTGATCGCCACCCAGATGCTGGAATCGATGATCCAGACGCCGGTGCCGACGCGCGCCGAGGTCTCCGACGTTGCCACCGCCGTCTACGAGGGCGCCGACGCCATCATGCTGTCGGCGGAATCGGCCGCCGGCAAGTTCCCGGTGGAAGCCGTCTCGACCATGAATCGCATCGGCGAGGAGGTGGAACGCGACCCGACCTATCGCGGCGTGCTCAACGCGCAGCGCGTCGATCCCGAGCCGACGGTGGGCGATGCCATTGCCGATGCCGCGCGGCAGATCGCCGAGACGCTCGACCTGTCGGCCATCATCTGCTGGACCTCCTCGGGCTCGACCGCAATCCGCGTCGCGCGCGAGCGGCCCAAGGTGCCGGTGGTCGCGATCACGCCGAACCTCGTCACCGGCCGCAAGCTTTCCGTCGTCTGGGGCGTGCATTGCGTGGTCGCGGAGGACGCGCACGACCTCGACGACATGGTCAACCGCGCCGGCTCGATTGCCTTCAGGGACGGTTTCGCCAAGGCCGGCCAGCGCGTCATCATCGTCGCCGGCGTGCCGCTGCGCGCGCCCGGCACCACCAACATGCTGCGCATCGCCTCGGTCGGGCCGAACGGCGACGCGGAAATCATCTGA
- a CDS encoding DUF1244 domain-containing protein: MNIDDKTRTELEAAVFRRLVDHLRSRTDVQNIDLMNLAGFCRNCLSNWMKEEADAKGIAVSKDESREAVYGMPYEEWKAKYQDSATPEQLAAMKKSHPGH, encoded by the coding sequence ATGAACATTGACGACAAAACCAGAACAGAGCTCGAGGCCGCGGTCTTCCGGCGCCTCGTCGACCACCTGCGCAGCCGGACCGATGTCCAGAACATCGATCTGATGAACTTGGCCGGCTTCTGCCGCAACTGCCTGTCCAACTGGATGAAGGAGGAGGCCGACGCCAAGGGGATTGCGGTCAGCAAGGACGAGAGCCGCGAGGCGGTCTACGGCATGCCCTATGAGGAGTGGAAGGCCAAATATCAGGACAGCGCCACGCCCGAGCAGCTTGCTGCAATGAAGAAATCCCACCCCGGACATTAA
- a CDS encoding DUF2312 domain-containing protein yields MATSAAVKEEPATRFAKDQLKSIIERIERLEEEKKTISDDIRDVYAESKGNGFDVKALRAIIRLRKQDPNERQEQETILETYMQALGML; encoded by the coding sequence ATGGCCACGTCTGCCGCCGTCAAGGAAGAGCCCGCAACGCGATTTGCCAAGGATCAGCTCAAGTCGATCATCGAACGCATCGAGCGGCTGGAAGAAGAGAAGAAGACCATTTCCGACGACATCCGCGACGTCTATGCCGAGAGCAAGGGCAATGGTTTCGACGTCAAGGCGCTACGCGCCATCATCCGTCTGCGCAAGCAGGATCCGAACGAGCGTCAGGAGCAGGAGACCATTCTCGAGACCTATATGCAGGCGCTCGGGATGCTGTAA
- a CDS encoding TetR/AcrR family transcriptional regulator, which translates to MVYRRTHQVVKRLAARRSAILSAARDAAVDGGMAAVQIAPVAVRANVAAGTVYRYFPSKADLISELIADVSRDELAAIRRAADAAPGPSSALAAAVTTIAVHVLSQRKLAWGILAEPVDVDVTASRLACRRDISGELATRIDAAVRAGHLPAQDTALAATALLGALHEALVGPLAPVNLDDPVKLRDAVQTVTLLALRAVGVMDARARGLVVQATTPAKALVGA; encoded by the coding sequence ATGGTCTATCGGCGCACTCATCAAGTCGTGAAACGGCTGGCTGCCCGGCGCAGCGCAATCCTGTCCGCGGCGCGCGACGCGGCGGTCGACGGCGGTATGGCGGCTGTCCAGATCGCGCCGGTCGCGGTCCGCGCCAATGTCGCGGCCGGGACCGTCTATCGCTATTTCCCCTCGAAGGCCGATCTGATCTCGGAACTGATCGCGGATGTGTCGCGTGACGAGCTCGCCGCAATCCGCCGCGCCGCGGATGCCGCGCCCGGGCCGTCATCGGCGCTGGCGGCGGCGGTGACGACCATCGCGGTCCACGTGCTGTCGCAGCGCAAGCTCGCCTGGGGCATCCTTGCCGAGCCGGTCGATGTCGACGTCACCGCCTCGCGTCTGGCCTGCCGGCGTGACATTTCCGGCGAGCTTGCGACGCGCATCGACGCCGCGGTGCGCGCCGGCCATCTGCCGGCCCAGGACACCGCCCTGGCGGCCACGGCCCTGCTCGGCGCGCTGCACGAGGCGCTTGTCGGTCCGCTGGCGCCGGTCAATCTCGACGATCCCGTGAAGCTGCGCGATGCGGTGCAGACCGTGACCCTGCTCGCGCTGCGCGCGGTCGGCGTCATGGATGCGCGCGCCCGTGGCCTCGTGGTGCAGGCGACCACGCCGGCCAAGGCGCTGGTCGGGGCCTGA
- a CDS encoding DUF1036 domain-containing protein, whose amino-acid sequence MSPTASPASTTRGTRLILAGVLPILALVAACLWTSPAAADFRLCNNTSSRVGIALGYKDAEGWTTEGWWNVSSRACETLLRGNLVARYYYIYALDYDRGGEWSGQAFMCSRDKEFTIKGTENCLARGYDRTGFFEVDTGEQRAWTVQLTEANEQQPQKLPGMPGGVAPDNPGAMPGLPNPPPGATPPGASGLPPAATPGHKQ is encoded by the coding sequence ATGAGTCCAACAGCTTCCCCCGCTTCAACCACCCGCGGCACCCGCCTGATTCTGGCCGGCGTCCTGCCGATACTGGCACTCGTCGCGGCATGCCTGTGGACGAGTCCGGCGGCCGCCGATTTCCGGCTGTGCAACAACACCTCGAGCCGGGTCGGCATCGCGCTCGGCTACAAGGACGCCGAGGGCTGGACCACCGAAGGCTGGTGGAACGTGTCGTCGCGCGCCTGCGAGACGCTGCTGCGCGGCAATCTGGTCGCACGCTATTATTACATTTACGCGCTGGATTATGACCGCGGCGGCGAATGGTCCGGCCAGGCGTTCATGTGCTCGCGCGACAAGGAATTCACCATCAAGGGCACCGAGAATTGCCTTGCGCGCGGCTATGACCGCACCGGCTTCTTCGAGGTCGACACCGGCGAGCAGCGTGCATGGACCGTCCAGCTGACAGAGGCCAACGAACAACAGCCGCAGAAATTGCCGGGAATGCCGGGCGGAGTAGCTCCCGACAATCCCGGAGCGATGCCCGGCCTGCCAAATCCGCCGCCGGGCGCAACGCCTCCGGGCGCGTCTGGTCTGCCGCCAGCCGCAACGCCCGGACACAAGCAATGA
- a CDS encoding DUF3052 family protein yields MVGYSGSKSVVQKLGLKPGFCIFVDGLPVAYADVVGALPLDVRIAKTAKGPLDVVHLFAAVAKGLAAKLSRYRQAIAPDGTIWVSWPKKSSGVATDLTETAVRETALAAGLVDIKVCAVDEVWSGLKFVIPLKERGKAPK; encoded by the coding sequence ATGGTCGGCTACTCCGGCAGCAAGTCAGTTGTACAGAAGCTCGGCCTCAAGCCGGGCTTTTGTATTTTCGTGGACGGATTGCCCGTGGCCTATGCCGACGTCGTCGGCGCACTGCCTCTCGATGTGCGGATCGCGAAGACCGCGAAGGGGCCGCTGGACGTCGTGCATCTGTTTGCGGCCGTGGCCAAGGGGCTTGCGGCCAAGCTCAGCCGCTACCGGCAGGCGATCGCGCCAGATGGCACGATCTGGGTGTCCTGGCCCAAGAAGAGTTCGGGTGTCGCGACCGACCTTACAGAGACGGCGGTGCGCGAGACCGCGCTCGCGGCCGGTCTCGTCGACATCAAGGTCTGTGCCGTGGACGAGGTCTGGTCGGGGCTGAAATTCGTGATTCCCCTCAAGGAGCGGGGCAAGGCGCCAAAATAA
- a CDS encoding phosphatase PAP2 family protein — translation MTESDTRLAWRLFNLNWIPIAVMSSVLLLAVLFAGFSLEPVAFGVMSGMAGEFALMVYLYFWARGSAADPKLIFGLGAIAQLLLIVTIMGPLTYVALALNWPLQDHTFLAIDRAMGLDPEALLSFVNDHAWLMSSLVTGYGFIKWFLLGVPIILAATLRLVRLQQFIAAFSLALAVTLVISALVPAVGTFYGLNISPADFPSVHTKVYEAQLRDILAVRSGVLRHLKLFELAGVVSFPSFHAASAVLYLWALWPVRVIGIVAAVMNVLMVASTPVIGAHYVIDVIAGVLLAVICIAAAKYATAFLDSRAPVAELGYVPTRPLEADAR, via the coding sequence ATGACTGAATCGGACACCCGCCTTGCCTGGCGGCTCTTCAATCTCAACTGGATTCCGATTGCAGTGATGAGCAGCGTGCTGCTGCTCGCGGTGCTGTTTGCAGGCTTCTCGCTCGAGCCGGTCGCGTTCGGCGTGATGAGCGGCATGGCCGGCGAATTCGCGCTGATGGTCTATCTGTATTTCTGGGCGCGCGGATCGGCCGCCGATCCGAAACTGATTTTCGGCCTCGGCGCCATCGCCCAGTTGCTCTTGATCGTGACGATCATGGGACCGCTGACCTATGTGGCGCTCGCGCTCAACTGGCCGCTGCAGGATCACACCTTCCTCGCGATCGATCGCGCGATGGGTCTCGATCCCGAAGCGCTCCTCAGCTTCGTGAACGATCACGCATGGCTGATGAGCTCGCTCGTGACCGGATACGGATTCATCAAGTGGTTTCTGCTGGGCGTTCCCATCATCCTGGCCGCAACGCTGCGGCTGGTCAGGCTGCAGCAGTTCATTGCTGCGTTCAGCCTTGCATTGGCCGTCACGCTCGTGATTTCAGCGCTCGTGCCGGCCGTCGGCACCTTCTACGGCTTGAACATCTCGCCCGCCGATTTCCCTTCCGTCCACACCAAGGTCTACGAGGCCCAGCTGCGTGACATCCTGGCGGTGCGTTCCGGCGTGCTCCGTCATCTCAAATTATTCGAGCTCGCGGGCGTCGTGTCATTCCCGAGCTTCCACGCCGCGTCCGCTGTGCTCTATTTGTGGGCGCTGTGGCCGGTGCGCGTGATTGGCATCGTGGCGGCCGTGATGAACGTGCTGATGGTCGCATCGACGCCGGTGATCGGCGCGCATTACGTCATCGACGTGATCGCCGGGGTTCTGCTCGCGGTGATCTGCATCGCCGCGGCAAAGTACGCCACCGCCTTCCTCGACAGCCGCGCGCCTGTCGCCGAGCTCGGCTATGTCCCGACGAGGCCCCTCGAAGCAGACGCGCGCTGA
- the tilS gene encoding tRNA lysidine(34) synthetase TilS, with amino-acid sequence MPDDESAIPARDAKRLFAGLASAPAIVLAVSGGPDSVALMWLAARWRRGLSRGPRLIAVTVDHGLRPEAAREARDVKRLAQSLELPHSTLRWTGPKPRTGVPAAARAARYRLLAQAARKYGATHVLTAHTRDDQAETLLMRMLRGSGIAGLSAMARETEREGVRLTRPLLDISKARLIATLNKARIGFADDPTNRDPAFTRPRLRALMPALAEEGGDARSLARLAARLARANAAVEVLVDGAERYLALKEQDTSRPGFDAALFAAMPEEIRLRLLKRAIDRTGHEGPAELGKIETLLAAVDHAVAQRGARLKQTLAGAVISVASGRIRVEPAPPRGARSR; translated from the coding sequence ATGCCCGACGACGAATCCGCCATTCCGGCAAGGGACGCCAAACGCCTCTTCGCGGGCCTGGCGTCGGCGCCTGCGATCGTGCTCGCGGTGTCCGGCGGTCCTGATTCCGTCGCGCTGATGTGGCTCGCCGCACGCTGGCGCCGCGGGCTCTCGCGCGGGCCGCGGCTGATTGCCGTCACCGTCGATCACGGCCTGCGCCCCGAAGCCGCCCGCGAGGCCCGCGACGTCAAACGGCTGGCGCAAAGCCTCGAGCTGCCTCACAGCACGTTGCGCTGGACCGGACCCAAACCGAGAACCGGCGTGCCGGCGGCGGCCCGCGCGGCCCGCTATCGGCTGCTGGCGCAGGCTGCGCGCAAGTACGGTGCCACGCATGTCCTGACCGCGCATACCCGCGACGATCAGGCCGAGACGCTCCTGATGCGGATGTTGCGTGGTAGCGGCATCGCCGGTCTGTCGGCGATGGCCCGCGAGACCGAGCGCGAAGGGGTTCGGTTGACGCGGCCCTTGCTCGATATTTCCAAGGCGCGGTTGATTGCAACGCTGAACAAGGCGCGCATTGGTTTCGCCGACGATCCGACCAATCGCGATCCCGCATTCACGCGCCCGCGGCTGCGCGCACTGATGCCGGCGCTGGCGGAGGAGGGTGGCGATGCGAGGAGCCTGGCGCGACTCGCGGCCCGACTTGCACGCGCCAATGCCGCCGTTGAGGTGCTGGTCGACGGCGCCGAGCGCTATCTCGCGTTGAAGGAGCAAGATACTTCCCGCCCGGGCTTCGATGCCGCGCTGTTTGCCGCGATGCCTGAGGAGATTCGTCTGCGCCTCCTGAAGCGCGCCATCGACCGGACCGGACATGAAGGGCCCGCCGAACTCGGCAAGATCGAAACCTTGCTTGCGGCCGTGGATCATGCGGTGGCGCAACGCGGAGCCAGGCTGAAACAGACCCTCGCCGGGGCGGTCATCAGCGTGGCCAGCGGCCGAATCCGGGTCGAGCCGGCGCCGCCGCGCGGCGCGCGCTCCCGCTGA
- a CDS encoding adenylate/guanylate cyclase domain-containing protein, whose amino-acid sequence MDVPGPERRLAAVLAADMVGYSRLMEADETGTLARLKTHRIELIDPAITKNRGRIIKTTGDGMLVEFHSVVDAVLCAAEVQRRMAKRNTDVAPARWMQFRIGINLGDVIVDGNDIFGDGVNVASRLETLAEPGGICVSAAVRDQVGDRLEDLSFEDIGDQTVKNIVRPIRVFRIRLESDSKSVPAHPQGTAAPSVARKPSIAVLPLVNMSGDPEQEFFADGLTEDIITELSRFHDLLVISRNSTFVYKGKAVKVQDVAKEFAVDYVLEGSVRKAGGRIRVTVQLIDAEADRHVWAERYDRELADIFAIQDEMTRAIVATLPGRVEAAAHDRVKRKPTDNMAAYECVLAAKILHHRSAREDNAEAQRLLERAIALDPNYAHAHAWRACVLGQTWVYNWCDDRDATFEQVAAELEIALKLDDNDSDVHRILAALNLNRDDHDKATFHQERALALNPNYDLVVVQQGELLTWLGRPEEGTDWIKRAMRLNPYHPERFWSHLGRACYCAEKYADAADAFSRITRPDHTHHAFLAATLAQMGNAVAAGAHAAEVLKREPTFSVAAHLATQHYKHELDRARYEAGLLKAGLPA is encoded by the coding sequence ATGGATGTGCCAGGACCAGAGCGCCGGCTCGCTGCGGTCCTCGCGGCTGATATGGTCGGCTATAGTCGGCTCATGGAGGCCGACGAGACGGGTACGCTTGCGCGCCTCAAGACCCACCGGATCGAGCTGATCGATCCGGCCATCACCAAGAACCGCGGCCGCATCATCAAGACCACCGGCGACGGCATGCTGGTCGAATTCCACAGCGTCGTCGACGCGGTGCTGTGCGCCGCGGAAGTGCAGCGCCGGATGGCGAAGCGCAATACCGACGTCGCGCCGGCGCGATGGATGCAGTTTCGCATCGGCATCAATCTTGGCGATGTGATCGTTGACGGCAACGACATCTTCGGGGACGGCGTCAACGTCGCGTCCCGTCTGGAAACGCTGGCCGAGCCAGGCGGCATCTGTGTTTCGGCCGCGGTCCGTGACCAGGTCGGGGATCGTCTGGAAGATCTGAGCTTCGAGGATATCGGCGATCAAACGGTCAAGAACATCGTCCGCCCGATCCGCGTCTTCCGCATCCGTCTTGAGTCGGATTCAAAATCCGTCCCAGCGCATCCGCAAGGAACGGCAGCGCCCTCGGTCGCCAGGAAACCCTCGATTGCAGTGCTGCCGCTCGTCAACATGAGCGGCGATCCCGAGCAGGAGTTCTTTGCCGACGGCCTCACCGAGGACATCATCACCGAGCTGTCGCGCTTCCACGATCTGCTCGTGATCTCGCGCAACTCGACCTTCGTGTACAAGGGCAAGGCCGTGAAGGTGCAGGACGTCGCGAAGGAATTTGCGGTCGACTATGTGCTCGAGGGCAGCGTGCGGAAGGCGGGCGGCCGCATCCGCGTCACGGTGCAGCTGATCGACGCCGAGGCCGACCGGCACGTCTGGGCCGAGCGCTATGACCGCGAGCTTGCCGATATCTTCGCCATCCAGGACGAGATGACACGCGCAATCGTGGCGACGTTGCCGGGCCGCGTCGAGGCTGCCGCCCATGACCGCGTCAAGCGCAAGCCGACCGACAACATGGCAGCCTATGAATGCGTGCTGGCCGCCAAGATTCTGCACCATCGCTCGGCGCGGGAGGACAATGCGGAAGCGCAGCGTCTGCTGGAGCGCGCGATTGCGCTCGACCCCAACTATGCTCATGCGCACGCCTGGCGGGCCTGCGTGCTTGGGCAGACCTGGGTCTATAATTGGTGCGACGATCGCGACGCGACCTTCGAGCAGGTGGCCGCGGAGCTCGAGATCGCGCTCAAGCTCGACGATAACGACAGCGACGTGCACCGGATCCTCGCCGCGCTGAACCTCAATCGCGACGACCACGACAAGGCAACCTTCCATCAGGAACGCGCGCTCGCGCTCAATCCGAATTACGACCTTGTCGTCGTGCAGCAGGGCGAGCTTTTGACCTGGCTCGGGCGGCCGGAGGAGGGCACCGACTGGATCAAGCGCGCGATGCGCCTCAATCCGTATCACCCCGAGCGTTTCTGGAGCCATCTCGGCCGGGCCTGCTATTGCGCCGAAAAATACGCCGATGCCGCCGATGCATTCTCGCGCATTACGCGGCCCGATCACACCCATCACGCCTTCCTTGCGGCGACACTGGCGCAGATGGGCAATGCAGTGGCGGCCGGCGCGCACGCCGCCGAGGTGCTGAAGCGCGAACCGACGTTCTCGGTCGCCGCGCATCTGGCCACCCAGCATTACAAGCATGAACTCGACCGGGCCCGCTACGAGGCCGGCTTGCTCAAGGCTGGGCTGCCGGCTTGA